The following proteins are co-located in the Piscirickettsia litoralis genome:
- a CDS encoding phosphatase PAP2 family protein produces the protein MRLTKCRLSLLAIFILFVYGASYFWLDLPVLLFFKAHTQNFYHLAGVISHALSPAHWLIFAVIVAIGQFFLPKRFIRLRDCLREIALSIVIAAVIGALLKYGLARYRPIEFFQHHLYGFHFFSMKHDLNSTPSGHTLAVFAGLMPFVWYCRRAFFPVLVVGVIVMLSRLIYLDHYLADVWLGAWVGIASSYFVHHYYQSRWVNKS, from the coding sequence ATGCGACTAACAAAGTGTCGTTTAAGTCTACTTGCGATTTTTATTCTGTTTGTTTATGGAGCGAGTTATTTTTGGCTGGATTTACCCGTATTGCTCTTTTTTAAAGCACATACTCAAAACTTTTATCATTTAGCAGGCGTAATTAGTCATGCTCTAAGCCCGGCGCATTGGTTGATCTTTGCTGTCATTGTGGCTATTGGACAGTTTTTTTTACCAAAGCGCTTTATTCGACTGCGCGACTGTTTGCGTGAAATAGCGCTGAGTATTGTTATAGCGGCTGTTATTGGTGCTTTATTAAAATATGGCTTAGCTCGCTATCGACCCATAGAATTTTTCCAGCATCATCTGTATGGCTTTCATTTCTTTTCTATGAAACATGATTTAAATTCTACGCCTTCTGGTCACACTTTGGCTGTTTTTGCAGGTTTAATGCCTTTTGTTTGGTATTGTCGCCGTGCTTTTTTTCCGGTGCTTGTGGTTGGTGTTATCGTTATGTTAAGTCGTTTAATTTACTTGGATCACTACCTGGCCGATGTATGGTTAGGTGCTTGGGTAGGGATTGCGTCCTCTTATTTTGTTCATCATTATTATCAATCTCGTTGGGTGAATAAATCATAA